The nucleotide sequence ACTGGTGGACCTCCGAAGAAGTAGCAATTCCTTTTTGGGATAACCGGCAGTTAGCCATTACGTTCATGGATTTCAATCCAAATGAAGATGCTTCCTTTTTGGAAGAAGCAGATGAATTGTTATCTGTTTTTTTGAAAAAGACCGCGACCGACCGTTTATCGGCCACCAGTTATGTATACCGGAATTGTATGGATTTTCTGGATGCGATTGGCTATGATGAGGAGGATGATGCCTTGTGGAATATGAAAACGCCGGAAGAAGTATGGCAATTTGTGGAATGCACCGAAATTTATATAAGTCGCGAACCTTATGAAGATAAAGGGGTTTATCTGCAATTAATCTGCGACTGCGGCTGGGAACAGGAGCATGGCCTTCAATTGGTGTATAACAAGCAGGGCCGGCTCATCCGCGTAAGTGCACAGGATGGGCATATCATGGGCTGGAAAGGCGATGGAATGGTTCCCGGGGATTAACCGGATAAAAAGAATAGCAAAGTAAGCTGCCCCGTTTTCAGCAATGTCAACCGTCCGGTATCCGGATTAAATTTCAAGACTGCGCCGTAGGTTTATACCCGAAAGTATTTGATGCCGCCGCCGGTGTCAGCTATCAATTCAACTGAGTTGAATCTAAAAGTCGGATCAGATTTGGGAATGTTAAAAAGTTTAGCCGACATTTGCTAAGTAAATTAGCGGATCGCTTATTCCTCCTGCGCCTTAACTGCAAACTATTGCGGAAAAGGATGCATGGATTAAAAAAGATGCTACAAAAGTAAAGGGCTAAACGGAGATGGAATATGCAATAGTTGATATAGAAACCACCGGGGGAAAGGCAACGGCGGGGGGCAGCATCACGGAAATTGCCATACGCGTTTTTGACGGCAATACGGTTATTGACTGCTTTGAAACGTTGGTAAAGCCTGCGCACCGGATACCCGCCTTTATCACATCGCTCACCGGTATTGACGATGCGATGGTGCAGGACAGTCCTGTTTTTGAGGGCATTGCAAAAGAGGTCTTTTCCATGCTTGAAGGCAGAATATTTGTGGCGCACAATGTTAACTTTGATTATTCTTTTGTAAAACATCATTTGGAAAGTGCGGGGTACAGCTATAAGGCGAACAAATTATGCACGGTACAACTTTCAAGAGCCATCAGGCCAGGTTTGCCTTCTTACAGTCTTGGCAACGTATGTAACACACTGGGTATTGAGCTGGATAACAGACACAGGGCGGGCGGCGATGCAGATGCCACTGTAGCATTATTTCAAAAGTTATTGCAATGGGACGGAATCAACGTTGCTTTAATAATGTTGGAAAGGGATGCCGAAGCGCAGCAAGCGGTGCCGGATAGAATAAAGGAAGATTTCGATGCCCTGCCGGATGGCCCCGGCGTTTATTATTTGCACAACGATGCGGGAGAGACGGTCTATGTAGGTAAGGCCAGGAACTTAAAGAAGCGCGTCGGACAACATTTTAAACAGCGCGGTCAAAGACCGAAGCGTCAGAATTTTATAAAAGAAATTACGGCGATCAGCTACGAAACCTGCGGAACCGAGCTGATGGCCTTCATACTGGAAGCGCTGGAAATTAAACGGATTTACCCCAGGTATAACCAGGCACTGAAAAAGTATGAACCAAAGTTTGGCTTGTTTGTACAGGAAGACCCGGAGGGCTATACCAGATTAAAGATTTCGGGGCTGGGGAAAAACGAACAGCCGGTCCAGGTATTTACAACGCGCCAGGGAGCGGTGAACAAACTAAGCGAGCTGAGCAGGCGTTTTGGATTATGCGCTGATTTATGCCGTTTACGGCATTGTGAACTGTGTCATCTTATTGATAAGAAAAATAACTTGCTTTGCTCCGCCAATCAGCCTCCCGGAGTTTATAATGAAAAAGTGATAAAAGCGCTTTCTTTTCTGAGAGAAGATACCGGGGCATTTTATATAGTTGACAAGGGAAGGAACCGGGATGAAAAAAGCTGTATTTGGGTGGAAAACGGGAACTTTTACGGGATGGGGTATATCGATAATACTGCGGACATTTATTCGCCGGATGATATTAAGGATCGTCTTACCCGGTATGCCGGCACCCACTATATCATGCAATTGATCATTTCATTTATATGCAAATATCCCAATAAGGTGGTTCCGATCACCGGTAACATGTTTTCCTGATTGTATCCGGAACCGTTGTTAAAACAATGTCAGCTGTCCCGGAGTGAGTGGAACACTGGCACAGGCTCCCTTATTTCCGGAAACAGCATAAACCGGCGTTTCCCGGTACCGCGAGGCGATTACAATAGTAGTGGTTGTTGCCTGATCCAGAAAAAGATCGCGGACCAGGTCTGGGTTGTTGTTATCGGCAGAAAGGTGGGAGAGCAGCAGGTGGCTCATATGTTCCGGCCTGCAGGAAAGAAAAAGATCAAGGGCTTCTTTATTGGATAAATGTCCCCGGCCGTCCCGGATTCTTTTTTTGAGGTGATAGGGATACCGGCCGTTCTCCAACAGCTCTTCATCGTAGTTGGCTTCCAGGAAAGCCGCATGGCATCTTTGAAAATGAGTACTGATATTCTCACAGACCTTCCCGATATCGGTAAAAATGCCGATACAGGTATGATTATCCTCTACGGTAAAGCTATGCGGATCTGCAGCATCATGATGTTTCAGGAAAGCACTGACCATGAGCGCGCCAATATGGACGGGAACTCCTGCTGACAATGGCCGTACCAGGTTGGGGTCCAGCTTAAGGCCTGTATGACGCAGCGTGCCCGGAGAGATGTATACGGGGAGCTGATGTTTACGGGACAGTACTTCGAGGCCTTTGATATGGTCGCTGTGTTCGTGCGATATGAATATGGCTTTTACATGCTTCATGGCCAGTCCCAGCCGGTACATTCTTTTCTCTGTTTCCCGGCAGGATAGGCCGGCATCTATCAATACCGCTTCGTCATCGTTGCCGATATAATAACAGTTGCCATTGCTGCCGGAATTAAGAGAAGTAAGATAAAGACTGGCCATGCTGCAAAATACTCTTTTTTTCGTTAACGGGCCGGATCTGCCGGAGCGCTTAAGAGAAGAAAAGGTGTTTGTAAAATCATGAATTTGGCAGGCCTGTTTTTTTTACCTGTAACGTAAAATCAGTGTTCGTAAAAACGGCAAATGCTGTGTCTTTGCTGTACATTGACATGATCTGTTAAGTCTCCTTATTAGCGGACAGGCAGATAATAGAAGACCACTGCGCCGGAACCAAAGGATTTTGTCTTTAAAAGTTTAAAGGCCAGCCCGCCGGTTACATTTTCAAATAACGGCAGGCCGCTTCCTGCTACAACCGGATGAACACAAAGCTGGAATTCATCAACTAAGTTCAACTTCAGCAATTGTAAGATCACACTCCGGCTGCCAACCAGGATATTCCTGCCCGGCTGTTGCCGGAGTGTGGAGACCGTTTCTTCGAGAGACCGGTCCGCCAGTTCCGCACTTTCCCAGTCGATACTTTTTAATGTTTTGGAAAAAACAACTTTTGGAAGCCGGTCCATGATCACTGCAAAATCGTCCATTGCCTTATTGCCGGTAGGATCTTTTACCACCGTTGGCCAGTATTCCATAAGCTGGTAAGTGATCCTTCCATAGAGAATGATGTCCCCGCTACTTAACAGATCGGCATAATGCTGGTGAATCTCTTCATCTGGAGTTATCGCCGTATGATCGCAATATCCGTCAAGGGTCATATTGATTGCAGCAATTACTTTTCTCATCATTTGCTTTTTTAATTGTCTGTTGTTTTTGGAATCAGGGGTCTTACATGACCACTCATTTTTCTGCTAAATCCGCGAATACATAGCTACATTTCCTATATCCGTATTACATGGCATCTCAAAATTAAACAATTTCCCGGCGCTTTCCATTGTTGCTGACGGTCTGCGGCTATGGGGCTGGTGTGTAAAGCCGGTGACGGGAACGCCCGTATCGGCAGAATCATCCAGGCGCACGGCATCTTATTTTGGTACGATTCGACAAAACATTGAACAAAATATATCGGGTGTATTTAATTCCTTTGCCGGTGTAATGAAATTAATTGAGATAGCTTGCTTTTCGCATCGGACGCATTGTTTGTGAATTAAATTTTATTCAGGACTTACTGAGGGAAAGAACTGTTTCTCTGAACGGGAGAACGATTCAGAAATATCGTATTGTCGCTGCTGATCAGCGGCAGCCATAGAATAATTTATAAAAACAAGATAACGCCATTATGAGATTTCAAAAGAGAACGGACTGCCTTTTCATTTTTTTCCTGTTTTTCGGCAGTTTTTTTTACGCCTGTAAAGACAAAGATCTGATCCGAAAGGACAGTTATGATCCCGGAAAGCCTACGGTATTTTCTGATTTTTCACCGAAACAGGGAGCGATAAGGACACGCCTTTATATTTATGGAGACAATTTCGGTACCGATGTTTCTAAAATACATGTTTATATCGGTGAACGGGAGCTTAAGGTAGTTGGTGCCAATGGAAAGCAGATCTACTGCTGGGTTCCGGGCCAAACCAGTACCGGGCAGGTACGGGTGGTCATAGATGGGAACACCCCCGTGGAGCATACATTCGCAGATCTGTTCACCTATACCAAGAGCACCACCGTGGGTACGCTGGTAGGTAATGTAGACGAGCTGGGTAATTCTTCCATTGTGGATGGCGATTTTGAAAATGCCCGGTTTTCCTACCCCGCATGGGTAACCTACGAACCGGAAAGTAATGTGTTGTTTGTAACCGAACTGGATCGTGCTGTAAGGAGGCTGGATCTGACCGGACAAACCGTGTCAACCCTGATTACCAACGGGCAGGCAGCTTTCACCAAAATGCAGACCACCACGCTCAGTTCCAATAAGGACACGTTATTCCTTTCGGATGATAATGGAAACCTTACCAGCAGGAATAAGGTAGCTATTGCGTATACGCTGCGTTCGGAAAACTATCGCCGTGTACATCCTTATATTTACGATCCCGCCTGTTTCTCTGCTGCGCCCCATCCTGTAACGAATGAGATGTTCTATAATGGCTTACAGGGTATCGGCATCAAGAAAGCCATCCCGGATCTGACAACCGGGGAGCTGCTTCCCAAATTACTGTTCAGGGTAGGAGGCAGTACCAACCAGTCTTCGCTTATCTTCTTTCATCCCTCCGGTAACTATGCCTATATCGTATCATTTACCCGCATCTACAAAAGTATTTACAATTGGGAGACCCGGGAGCTGGAACCGCCTATCCTCTTTGCCGGCAGCGCTACAGGAGGTGATGTGGATGCCATCGGAACTTCAGCAAGGATCGGCAGGGGATACCAGGGGGTGTTTGTAAAAAATCCGGCTTATGCCGGCCAGGCGGATGAATACGATTTTTATTTCTGCGATCAGAACAACCAAAGCATTCGCACACTTTCGCCCGCCGGCGTGGTTACCACCTTTGCCGGCAAAGGCAGTCCCACGCCCGACGGCAGCGTAAAAGGCTATATAGACGGCGACCCGAGAAAGGAAGCCCGCTTTGCCGATCCCACCGGGATCGACTATGACGCGGAGCGGAAAATTTTCTACATCGCGGAGCGCGACAACAAGCGCATCCGTACCATAACCGTAGAATAAAAGAGTACTGTTTACCATCATTTATT is from Niabella beijingensis and encodes:
- a CDS encoding exonuclease domain-containing protein, which codes for MEYAIVDIETTGGKATAGGSITEIAIRVFDGNTVIDCFETLVKPAHRIPAFITSLTGIDDAMVQDSPVFEGIAKEVFSMLEGRIFVAHNVNFDYSFVKHHLESAGYSYKANKLCTVQLSRAIRPGLPSYSLGNVCNTLGIELDNRHRAGGDADATVALFQKLLQWDGINVALIMLERDAEAQQAVPDRIKEDFDALPDGPGVYYLHNDAGETVYVGKARNLKKRVGQHFKQRGQRPKRQNFIKEITAISYETCGTELMAFILEALEIKRIYPRYNQALKKYEPKFGLFVQEDPEGYTRLKISGLGKNEQPVQVFTTRQGAVNKLSELSRRFGLCADLCRLRHCELCHLIDKKNNLLCSANQPPGVYNEKVIKALSFLREDTGAFYIVDKGRNRDEKSCIWVENGNFYGMGYIDNTADIYSPDDIKDRLTRYAGTHYIMQLIISFICKYPNKVVPITGNMFS
- a CDS encoding MBL fold metallo-hydrolase — translated: MASLYLTSLNSGSNGNCYYIGNDDEAVLIDAGLSCRETEKRMYRLGLAMKHVKAIFISHEHSDHIKGLEVLSRKHQLPVYISPGTLRHTGLKLDPNLVRPLSAGVPVHIGALMVSAFLKHHDAADPHSFTVEDNHTCIGIFTDIGKVCENISTHFQRCHAAFLEANYDEELLENGRYPYHLKKRIRDGRGHLSNKEALDLFLSCRPEHMSHLLLSHLSADNNNPDLVRDLFLDQATTTTIVIASRYRETPVYAVSGNKGACASVPLTPGQLTLF
- a CDS encoding dihydrofolate reductase family protein; this translates as MMRKVIAAINMTLDGYCDHTAITPDEEIHQHYADLLSSGDIILYGRITYQLMEYWPTVVKDPTGNKAMDDFAVIMDRLPKVVFSKTLKSIDWESAELADRSLEETVSTLRQQPGRNILVGSRSVILQLLKLNLVDEFQLCVHPVVAGSGLPLFENVTGGLAFKLLKTKSFGSGAVVFYYLPVR
- a CDS encoding IPT/TIG domain-containing protein, with amino-acid sequence MRFQKRTDCLFIFFLFFGSFFYACKDKDLIRKDSYDPGKPTVFSDFSPKQGAIRTRLYIYGDNFGTDVSKIHVYIGERELKVVGANGKQIYCWVPGQTSTGQVRVVIDGNTPVEHTFADLFTYTKSTTVGTLVGNVDELGNSSIVDGDFENARFSYPAWVTYEPESNVLFVTELDRAVRRLDLTGQTVSTLITNGQAAFTKMQTTTLSSNKDTLFLSDDNGNLTSRNKVAIAYTLRSENYRRVHPYIYDPACFSAAPHPVTNEMFYNGLQGIGIKKAIPDLTTGELLPKLLFRVGGSTNQSSLIFFHPSGNYAYIVSFTRIYKSIYNWETRELEPPILFAGSATGGDVDAIGTSARIGRGYQGVFVKNPAYAGQADEYDFYFCDQNNQSIRTLSPAGVVTTFAGKGSPTPDGSVKGYIDGDPRKEARFADPTGIDYDAERKIFYIAERDNKRIRTITVE